A portion of the Leptospira noumeaensis genome contains these proteins:
- a CDS encoding spiro-SPASM protein, translating into MMNRKDYNPSFAVVYLDSPSIQFLNLNFRIELWEEFVNRLSLVFPKIPVHINLDSNLSKKLGSTSLGNRLTIHEDISKEYEFLLKLGKLLPESQFKDPDWDEVCFLYFTGISPLLDADLTEKAWERHKNFFSQYSYSENLPPGLTPTIITREFLTSLPDTLSTDIHSFFLKNINQYDVDIFYKAPDLRQLRLDFRLASIRSLTLIQGLLQVGESLNYDNLLSKLKEKPELFRSAPSYLEWEIYKGCELKCTFCPREFADLSNDGSFVSLEEVKNTITKLNTELTSPITISLSGNGEPLLHPEFKNVVLEILKLNLLNELIVETALYTNTDSLLTVIGTLDPSLKEKICIIANVTSLKPDVYKSLYGKSELEKVLSTIDKLSQILPNKSLHVQMIKMKEVEEEIDPYFTHFEKKGINIILQKYNTFANKLPERRVSDLTPIHRDFCWHLVRDLSLSVDGTISICKQTQTEIVGNLYKESLTDIWRKGLDFFKHSFNGEHGKIPAPCLHCDEWYTFNA; encoded by the coding sequence ATGATGAACCGAAAGGACTATAACCCAAGTTTTGCGGTAGTTTATTTGGACTCCCCTTCCATTCAGTTTCTAAATTTGAATTTTAGAATAGAACTCTGGGAAGAATTTGTGAATCGACTCTCCTTAGTATTTCCAAAAATACCCGTTCATATCAACCTTGATTCCAATCTTTCAAAAAAACTAGGTTCCACTTCCTTAGGAAACCGACTGACAATCCATGAAGATATCTCTAAAGAATATGAATTTTTACTTAAGTTAGGAAAACTTTTACCAGAATCTCAGTTCAAAGATCCTGATTGGGACGAAGTCTGTTTTCTTTATTTTACTGGAATTTCCCCACTTTTAGATGCTGATCTCACAGAAAAAGCTTGGGAACGTCATAAAAACTTTTTTAGCCAATATTCTTATTCTGAAAATTTACCACCGGGTCTTACTCCTACCATCATCACTCGCGAATTTTTAACCTCTTTACCCGATACATTATCCACAGACATTCACTCGTTTTTTCTAAAAAACATCAACCAATATGATGTAGATATTTTTTATAAGGCACCTGACCTTCGCCAACTTCGTTTGGACTTTCGGTTGGCATCCATTCGTTCCTTAACTCTCATCCAAGGTTTGTTACAAGTGGGTGAAAGTTTAAACTATGATAACCTACTTTCCAAATTAAAAGAAAAACCTGAGTTATTTCGCAGTGCCCCATCTTATTTGGAATGGGAAATTTATAAAGGTTGTGAACTTAAATGTACATTTTGTCCGCGTGAATTTGCCGATTTGTCTAACGACGGAAGTTTTGTTTCTTTGGAAGAAGTAAAAAATACCATCACAAAACTAAATACAGAACTTACCTCTCCCATTACAATCAGTCTTTCTGGAAATGGAGAACCACTCCTCCATCCTGAATTTAAAAACGTTGTTTTAGAAATTCTAAAACTAAATTTACTAAATGAACTCATCGTTGAAACAGCATTATATACAAATACCGATTCATTACTCACAGTTATTGGTACTTTAGATCCTTCTCTAAAAGAAAAAATTTGTATCATTGCCAATGTCACTAGTTTGAAACCTGATGTTTACAAATCATTATATGGAAAATCAGAACTAGAAAAAGTTCTTAGCACTATAGACAAACTTTCACAAATACTTCCAAACAAATCATTACACGTTCAGATGATCAAAATGAAAGAAGTGGAAGAAGAAATTGATCCTTATTTTACCCACTTTGAGAAAAAAGGAATCAACATCATCTTACAGAAATATAATACTTTTGCAAACAAACTCCCCGAACGTCGAGTGAGTGATTTAACTCCCATTCACCGGGATTTTTGTTGGCATTTGGTTCGTGATTTGTCTCTTTCTGTTGATGGAACGATTTCCATTTGCAAACAAACCCAAACAGAAATTGTTGGAAATTTATACAAAGAATCTTTAACGGATATTTGGCGAAAAGGTTTAGACTTTTTTAAACATAGTTTTAATGGAGAACACGGAAAAATTCCAGCTCCTTGTTTGCATTGTGATGAGTGGTATACTTTCAACGCGTGA
- a CDS encoding tetratricopeptide repeat protein, whose translation MKAKIQIPIFVFLLFFSTNMIHSESEDKETIEINAKIELEKVSRNIINALRYGRFLLADTEWKKIQSEVYKSYPEYDYLNGSLLYSRMEWQEAKESLNKALRKEPNHEAASFLLGMIYAQEDSWSEAKNTWLETNQISPYNPFYHYNLGLAYYILKDYNNAILSLNKSLEYKANYNEAKLILAKTYLELNETEKAKAELVTILEQDPKHLQASHLMGRVVYSAEKDPKKALTYLKNPRLLGWREKKVYARCYFEIRKWRDAENLLRPIAYSPFADEYDQSFYLNLLLNLGYDERANDFFHFIQKQSQNESKIAEAYRMLLSSQEGKDLLYHYFKLRY comes from the coding sequence ATGAAAGCTAAAATTCAAATCCCAATCTTTGTTTTTCTTCTTTTTTTCTCTACCAACATGATTCACTCTGAATCAGAAGATAAAGAAACCATCGAAATCAATGCAAAAATTGAATTAGAAAAGGTCAGTCGAAATATCATCAATGCCCTTCGTTATGGAAGGTTTCTTTTAGCTGATACAGAATGGAAAAAAATCCAATCAGAGGTTTATAAATCTTATCCTGAGTATGATTATTTAAACGGAAGTTTATTGTACTCGCGAATGGAATGGCAAGAAGCCAAAGAAAGTTTAAACAAGGCGCTCAGAAAAGAACCAAACCATGAAGCCGCAAGTTTTTTACTCGGAATGATTTATGCGCAAGAAGACAGTTGGTCCGAAGCAAAAAATACTTGGTTGGAAACCAATCAAATTTCTCCTTATAATCCTTTTTATCATTACAATCTAGGGCTTGCTTATTATATATTGAAAGATTATAACAATGCTATTTTATCTTTAAACAAATCACTTGAATACAAAGCCAACTATAACGAAGCAAAATTAATTTTAGCAAAAACTTACTTAGAACTCAATGAAACAGAGAAAGCCAAAGCAGAACTAGTTACTATTTTAGAACAAGATCCTAAACACCTTCAAGCCTCACATCTCATGGGCCGTGTTGTTTATTCTGCTGAAAAAGATCCAAAAAAAGCTCTTACTTATTTGAAAAATCCAAGGCTTTTGGGATGGAGAGAAAAAAAAGTTTACGCAAGATGTTATTTTGAAATTCGAAAATGGCGAGATGCAGAAAACCTACTTCGACCTATCGCATACTCACCGTTTGCTGATGAATATGACCAAAGTTTTTATCTAAATTTACTTTTGAATTTAGGATATGATGAAAGAGCAAACGACTTCTTTCATTTCATCCAAAAACAATCCCAAAACGAATCTAAAATTGCAGAAGCATATAGAATGTTACTCTCTTCCCAAGAAGGAAAAGACTTACTTTATCATTACTTTAAACTTCGTTATTAA
- a CDS encoding cytidylyltransferase domain-containing protein: protein MSGILSTRDCFAFIQARLGSTRFPKKILKSIPENSNTTVLDHIHNRLSTIFPKEQIVFLVPESDTELIKFLQNRNYQYFIGSETDVRDRFRKACLHFHAKHIFRLTGDNPFVDLESIRYLYEAITYISDSYYSLSMVGLPLGMGVECFSADSLLYETEGPIPERYTEHVSLHIKEHPEIHKQIRLQTHHLSHLTDVSQNALRITVDEPKDYELVCKLWKELGLKDPFFGAKEVLQLAKENPKFFLINASVEQVVFSLPKVDRNSKKVRIVYAEPAEYGTGHLERCKSLALFLEMKGYEVELSTTPDLHSKDLPLPHVLDIRENEFHLPHEFYIDNTNHLPTKPNSSFFLPNPIAPITNKNLISYFSSPLSDLDWNQTTIPGRVLVYAGSLGDKNSKQIDDYLIRCLHLESPDKKTNISSVIRIGGSPPIDQNIEFIARVSYIEFLKQIQSSEFVLTYFGQTMMESITNGQKICLVGITPIHESLGQFAEQELGIPYLGSLSSLTEKKNFPIDFPHSKIKLVRDAHIKIVKWLESIYES from the coding sequence ATGAGTGGTATACTTTCAACGCGTGATTGTTTTGCCTTTATCCAGGCAAGACTAGGATCCACAAGGTTTCCAAAAAAAATCTTAAAATCCATTCCAGAAAATTCAAATACAACTGTCCTTGATCATATCCACAATCGACTCTCCACTATTTTTCCTAAAGAACAGATTGTATTTTTAGTTCCCGAAAGTGATACCGAACTTATAAAATTTTTACAAAACAGAAACTACCAATACTTCATAGGATCAGAAACTGATGTTCGGGATCGGTTTCGAAAAGCATGCCTTCATTTTCATGCCAAACATATCTTTCGATTAACAGGCGATAACCCATTTGTTGATTTAGAATCCATACGATATTTGTATGAAGCCATTACGTATATTTCTGATTCCTATTATAGCCTTTCGATGGTGGGTCTCCCCTTAGGGATGGGAGTGGAATGTTTTTCTGCAGATTCTCTTTTGTATGAAACAGAAGGCCCGATTCCCGAAAGATATACGGAACATGTTTCTCTCCATATCAAAGAACATCCAGAAATCCACAAACAAATCCGACTACAAACCCACCACCTAAGCCATCTAACAGATGTTTCACAAAATGCCTTGCGAATCACTGTTGATGAACCTAAAGATTATGAGCTTGTTTGTAAATTATGGAAAGAATTGGGACTGAAGGATCCATTTTTTGGAGCCAAAGAAGTCCTCCAATTGGCAAAAGAAAATCCAAAGTTTTTTTTAATCAATGCTTCTGTAGAACAAGTGGTTTTTTCATTACCAAAAGTGGATCGAAATTCCAAAAAAGTTCGGATTGTTTATGCAGAACCTGCTGAATATGGAACTGGACACTTAGAAAGATGTAAGTCTTTGGCTTTATTTTTAGAAATGAAAGGATATGAAGTAGAACTCTCAACAACACCAGACCTTCATTCGAAAGACCTGCCCCTGCCGCATGTCCTCGACATAAGAGAAAATGAATTCCATTTACCTCATGAGTTTTATATTGATAACACCAACCATTTACCAACAAAACCAAATTCTAGTTTTTTTCTGCCAAACCCCATTGCACCAATAACAAATAAAAATCTAATTTCTTATTTTAGTTCTCCTCTTTCTGATTTGGATTGGAACCAAACTACAATTCCAGGTCGAGTTCTTGTTTATGCAGGCAGTCTTGGGGATAAAAATTCAAAACAAATCGATGATTACTTGATCCGTTGTTTGCATTTGGAATCTCCGGACAAAAAAACTAACATTAGTTCCGTGATACGAATTGGAGGAAGTCCACCAATCGATCAAAATATAGAATTTATAGCCAGAGTTTCTTATATTGAATTTTTAAAACAAATTCAATCTTCTGAATTTGTACTCACATATTTTGGACAAACGATGATGGAATCCATAACCAACGGGCAAAAAATTTGTTTGGTAGGCATAACACCTATCCACGAATCCCTAGGTCAATTTGCGGAACAAGAATTAGGAATTCCCTATTTAGGATCTCTTTCTTCTTTAACCGAGAAAAAAAACTTCCCTATAGATTTTCCTCATTCAAAAATAAAATTAGTTCGCGATGCTCATATAAAAATTGTGAAATGGTTAGAATCAATTTATGAAAGCTAA
- a CDS encoding aspartate kinase, protein MSSKIVVQKYGGTSVGDTTKIQNVAKRIKRYHDEGQKVAVVVSAMGHTTDELVDLADQISKNPPKREMDMLLSTGEQVSIALLAIALNEIGVPAQSFTGSQLKILTDGNFSNGKIEMIDRSRIDEAFNKNKVVIVAGFQGIDKDENIVTLGRGGSDTSAVALAAALGADECEIYTDVDGVYTADPRKIPTAKMHKQITYEEMLELASLGAGVLHSRSVELGMNYNVVIHVRSSFHDKPGTLVMSEDKIMEKMKVSGVTAKGDQARVTIADVKDKPGIAAELFTQLANKDVIVDVIVQSSPRDGINTISFTIAKKDIAAAKPIIDAYAKDHGNGKAEIDENISIVSAVGVGMKSHVGVAAKMFQSLAEKNINIEMISTSEIKISCVIKQNQAEDAVKALHTTFIG, encoded by the coding sequence ATGTCATCGAAAATCGTTGTCCAAAAATACGGTGGAACCTCCGTTGGTGACACCACTAAAATCCAAAATGTGGCCAAACGCATCAAACGTTACCACGACGAAGGCCAAAAAGTTGCCGTTGTTGTTTCTGCAATGGGACATACTACCGACGAACTTGTAGACTTGGCTGACCAAATTTCAAAAAATCCTCCCAAACGAGAAATGGATATGTTACTCTCGACGGGTGAACAAGTGTCGATTGCTCTACTTGCCATTGCTTTAAATGAAATTGGAGTGCCTGCCCAATCCTTTACCGGTTCCCAATTAAAAATTTTAACCGATGGAAACTTCTCAAACGGAAAAATCGAAATGATCGACCGTTCTCGAATTGATGAAGCATTTAACAAGAACAAGGTGGTAATTGTTGCGGGTTTCCAAGGAATTGATAAGGACGAAAATATCGTAACTCTTGGCCGAGGAGGAAGTGATACTTCCGCTGTGGCTCTTGCTGCTGCCCTTGGTGCTGATGAATGTGAAATTTATACAGACGTTGACGGTGTTTACACTGCTGACCCAAGAAAAATTCCAACCGCAAAGATGCACAAACAAATCACTTACGAAGAAATGTTAGAACTCGCAAGCCTTGGTGCTGGAGTCCTTCACTCTCGAAGTGTTGAATTAGGTATGAACTATAACGTGGTCATCCACGTACGATCCAGTTTCCACGACAAACCGGGAACTTTAGTGATGAGTGAGGACAAAATTATGGAAAAAATGAAAGTGAGCGGTGTGACTGCCAAAGGTGACCAAGCTCGAGTAACGATTGCCGATGTAAAAGACAAACCAGGAATTGCTGCGGAGTTATTCACTCAATTGGCAAACAAAGATGTAATCGTGGATGTCATTGTTCAATCCTCTCCTAGAGATGGAATCAATACAATTTCTTTCACCATTGCTAAAAAAGACATTGCTGCCGCAAAACCAATCATTGATGCCTATGCGAAAGACCATGGAAATGGAAAAGCAGAAATCGATGAAAATATTTCGATTGTGTCCGCAGTTGGCGTGGGAATGAAATCTCATGTAGGTGTGGCCGCTAAGATGTTCCAATCTCTCGCGGAAAAAAACATCAATATTGAAATGATTTCTACATCGGAGATTAAAATTTCCTGCGTCATCAAACAAAACCAAGCAGAAGATGCAGTAAAGGCTTTACATACCACGTTCATCGGATAA
- a CDS encoding response regulator transcription factor — protein sequence MKKQVYIVDDHPLVVDALQNLIAKSEDLECIGSADNIEKAFNDIEQLQPTLVLIDIQLKQNQNGLQLLKRLRTTFPNIAVIIISMLTDDTFVDRAFKLGAMGYVFKEDTTTQIVEAIHTVLKGDYFVSSSQATRLLGHLYRASQKDEKDPIDRLSNRELEVFLMIGEGMPVKEIAANMGLAPSTIETLRSRIKSKLSITENEKLIRVAVEWKYTQAKTDIVVS from the coding sequence ATGAAGAAACAAGTCTATATCGTTGATGACCACCCACTTGTAGTAGATGCACTACAAAACTTAATCGCTAAATCAGAAGATTTAGAGTGCATCGGGAGTGCGGATAATATTGAAAAGGCATTTAACGATATAGAACAACTGCAACCAACGCTGGTTTTGATAGATATCCAACTCAAACAAAACCAAAACGGATTGCAGTTACTCAAACGTCTTAGAACAACTTTTCCAAATATCGCCGTCATCATCATCAGTATGTTGACGGATGATACTTTTGTAGATCGTGCTTTTAAACTTGGTGCTATGGGGTATGTCTTTAAAGAAGATACTACCACTCAAATTGTAGAAGCCATTCATACAGTTCTCAAAGGTGATTATTTTGTAAGTTCCTCTCAAGCTACCCGACTGCTTGGGCATCTCTACAGAGCTTCTCAAAAAGATGAAAAAGATCCTATCGACAGGTTGTCTAACCGCGAATTGGAAGTGTTTCTTATGATTGGAGAAGGTATGCCAGTCAAAGAAATTGCAGCCAATATGGGACTTGCTCCTTCTACCATTGAAACTTTACGTTCTCGTATCAAATCCAAACTCAGCATCACTGAAAACGAAAAACTCATTCGTGTGGCTGTGGAATGGAAATACACACAAGCCAAAACCGATATCGTCGTTTCTTAA
- a CDS encoding putative peptidyl-prolyl cis-trans isomerase, with the protein MQKGSRMSRFLVLFFATVLSFSLIFTPNVSLYSYESLNAVLAIVGPKSISSLDYEEGVERYKNLSRFFPNYRKKGSLHSQVIDFLIDRAVVDNAADEESIQVNEKRIEAEIQKRMEAQGISDLEQFKKSVQNQFNLPYDIWLEDLPYQIKKGQLLQIKVSPPLPSEQEVQSWYNKNKAKVGSEFRFREIVLSPANASIDEETRVFNELTEIRNKSLKDPSFFKLVASGPRNESRYRLNGGLVNWIPTFELYKTQPITASVLTQVGGPGKISEVFRDDRKRYCIVFIEGMRPTPLDAVRKGIQGFLFREKEQTSFEEWVSNTRKNTSISIFDPIYIKEHNISNPEEKYNID; encoded by the coding sequence ATGCAAAAAGGATCACGAATGTCTCGATTTCTCGTTTTGTTTTTTGCTACGGTTTTATCCTTTAGCCTTATTTTCACCCCTAACGTTAGTTTATATTCCTACGAATCCTTAAATGCAGTTCTAGCCATTGTTGGTCCTAAATCCATTTCCAGTTTGGATTATGAAGAAGGTGTGGAACGTTATAAAAACTTATCCCGTTTTTTTCCGAACTATCGCAAAAAGGGATCTCTTCATTCTCAGGTAATTGATTTTTTAATTGATCGAGCCGTGGTGGACAATGCTGCTGATGAAGAATCCATTCAGGTAAATGAAAAACGAATCGAAGCCGAAATCCAAAAAAGGATGGAAGCCCAAGGGATCAGTGACTTAGAACAATTTAAGAAGTCCGTCCAAAATCAATTCAATTTACCTTATGATATTTGGTTAGAAGATTTACCTTACCAAATCAAGAAAGGCCAACTTTTACAAATCAAGGTGAGTCCTCCACTACCTTCAGAACAAGAAGTTCAATCATGGTATAACAAAAACAAGGCGAAGGTGGGATCAGAGTTTCGATTTCGCGAAATCGTTCTTTCTCCAGCGAATGCATCCATTGACGAAGAAACAAGAGTGTTCAATGAACTCACTGAAATTCGGAATAAATCATTAAAAGATCCGTCTTTCTTTAAACTTGTAGCTTCTGGCCCAAGAAATGAATCTCGTTATCGGTTGAATGGGGGTCTCGTTAATTGGATTCCCACCTTTGAATTATACAAAACCCAACCAATCACTGCTTCTGTATTAACACAAGTAGGTGGGCCTGGAAAAATTTCTGAAGTTTTTAGAGATGATCGTAAACGTTACTGTATCGTTTTTATTGAAGGAATGAGACCAACACCACTGGATGCAGTGAGAAAAGGGATTCAAGGGTTTTTGTTTCGAGAAAAAGAACAAACTTCTTTTGAAGAGTGGGTCTCAAACACACGCAAAAATACATCTATATCTATCTTTGATCCCATCTATATCAAAGAACACAATATAAGTAACCCAGAAGAAAAATACAACATAGACTAA